A region of Mesorhizobium sp. M3A.F.Ca.ET.080.04.2.1 DNA encodes the following proteins:
- the bioD gene encoding dethiobiotin synthase translates to MTVQIVVTGTDTGIGKTVFAAGLAGLLDGVYWKPVQAGIDEGTDSETVSRLAGLSAERVLPEAWRLTEPLSPHRAAELDGVEIDTRALVLPATDRPLVVEGAGGLMVPVNRRALYIDVFARWRAPVVLCARTGLGTINHTLLSIEALRARSIPLLGIAFIGDEMTDTQRTIAEMVKVRVLGRLPRLDPLTSEALAVAMRSSFHVSDFTEVRP, encoded by the coding sequence ATGACGGTGCAGATTGTCGTGACCGGCACCGACACCGGCATCGGCAAGACGGTGTTCGCGGCGGGCCTGGCCGGTCTGCTCGACGGCGTCTACTGGAAGCCGGTGCAGGCGGGCATCGATGAAGGGACCGACAGCGAGACGGTTTCCCGGCTCGCAGGGTTGTCCGCGGAGCGGGTGCTGCCGGAAGCCTGGCGCCTCACCGAACCGCTGTCGCCGCACCGCGCCGCAGAACTGGACGGCGTGGAGATCGATACGCGGGCCCTGGTGCTGCCCGCGACCGACCGGCCGCTGGTCGTCGAAGGCGCTGGCGGGCTGATGGTGCCGGTGAACCGGCGTGCGCTCTATATCGACGTCTTCGCGCGCTGGCGCGCGCCAGTCGTGCTCTGCGCCCGAACCGGGCTCGGCACCATCAACCACACGCTGCTCTCGATCGAGGCTCTGCGCGCGCGGTCGATACCGCTGCTCGGCATCGCCTTCATCGGCGACGAGATGACGGATACGCAAAGGACGATCGCCGAGATGGTCAAGGTGCGGGTGCTCGGCCGCCTGCCTCGGCTCGATCCGCTCACGTCCGAAGCGCTTGCCGTGGCCATGCGATCCTCGTTCCATGTGTCCGACTTTACGGAGGTCCGACCATGA
- a CDS encoding adenosylmethionine--8-amino-7-oxononanoate transaminase, with protein MSSAVWHPFTQHATELVPPTIARTEGAYVETRDGKCILDAISSWWVITHGHRRPKIMEAIRNATETLDQVIFAGLSHEPAERLASALVDMTPPGLDWVFYSDSGSTSVEVALKMALGFHRNAGAPRSRIVVMEHSYHGDTIGTMSVGARGVFNAAYEPLLFEVDTIPFPAAGQEQQTLDAFERLARDCNVAALIVEPLVLGAGGMLMYPASVLAELKRIAERSGTLFIADEVMTGWGRTGTMFACEQAGISPDILCTSKGLTAGSLPLAVTLATDAIFRAHYSGDRAKTFFHSSSYTANPIACAAALANVGIWKDEPVAERVGALSRMQAEKVARFSQDSRFENVRTSGTIAALDLRVGKTGYLAEVGPKLRAFFLERGLLVRPLGNVIYVLPPYCVTSDELDRLYAAIDEAAGLAGDQR; from the coding sequence ATGAGCTCCGCCGTCTGGCATCCGTTCACCCAGCATGCCACCGAGCTGGTGCCGCCGACCATCGCGCGCACCGAGGGCGCCTATGTCGAGACGCGCGACGGCAAGTGCATCCTCGATGCGATCTCCTCCTGGTGGGTCATCACCCACGGCCACCGCCGCCCGAAGATCATGGAGGCGATCCGCAATGCGACCGAGACGCTCGACCAGGTGATCTTCGCCGGGCTCAGCCATGAGCCGGCCGAGCGATTGGCCTCCGCGCTGGTCGACATGACGCCGCCGGGCCTCGACTGGGTTTTCTATTCGGACAGCGGCTCGACCAGCGTCGAGGTGGCGCTGAAGATGGCGCTCGGCTTTCACCGCAACGCCGGCGCGCCGCGTTCGCGCATCGTCGTGATGGAACACAGCTATCACGGCGACACCATCGGCACGATGAGCGTCGGCGCGCGCGGCGTCTTCAACGCCGCCTACGAGCCGCTGCTGTTCGAGGTCGATACCATCCCCTTCCCCGCCGCCGGCCAGGAGCAGCAAACGCTCGACGCCTTCGAACGGCTGGCGCGCGACTGCAATGTTGCCGCGCTGATCGTCGAGCCGCTGGTGCTCGGCGCCGGCGGCATGCTGATGTATCCGGCCTCGGTGCTGGCCGAACTCAAGCGCATTGCCGAGCGCAGCGGGACACTGTTCATCGCCGATGAAGTGATGACCGGCTGGGGCCGCACCGGCACCATGTTCGCCTGCGAGCAGGCAGGGATTTCGCCCGACATATTGTGCACCTCCAAGGGCCTGACCGCCGGCTCGCTACCGCTCGCGGTAACGCTTGCCACCGATGCGATCTTCCGCGCGCATTACTCCGGCGACCGTGCCAAGACCTTCTTCCATTCGAGCTCCTATACGGCCAACCCGATCGCCTGCGCGGCAGCGCTCGCCAATGTCGGCATCTGGAAGGACGAGCCTGTGGCGGAGCGCGTGGGCGCACTCTCACGGATGCAAGCGGAGAAGGTCGCGCGGTTCAGCCAGGATTCGCGTTTCGAGAATGTACGCACCAGCGGCACCATCGCTGCCCTTGATCTCCGTGTCGGCAAGACAGGCTATCTGGCCGAGGTGGGACCAAAACTGCGCGCCTTCTTCCTGGAGCGCGGCTTGCTGGTGCGGCCGCTCGGCAACGTCATCTACGTGCTGCCGCCCTATTGCGTGACGTCGGACGAACTCGACCGGCTTTACGCGGCAATAGACGAGGCCGCCGGGCTTGCGGGCGACCAGCGATGA
- a CDS encoding beta-ketoacyl-ACP synthase III, translated as MNRTARIIGFGHHVPARKVGNAEIEASLGLEAGWIEGRTGIRTRFWAEPGDTLSGLAAKAGDMALEVAGIERKEMGLLLLATSTPDHLLPPSAPLVAHRLGLERAGGGDLAGACAGFIYAMTFADGFVRLHNKPAIVIAANILSRRINPDERASAVLFADAAGAVVLAPSGDPSHGILGSSFASDGSAYGLIHIPAGGSNRPFADEIGVVETRMTIANGRDVFAKAVEMMRTCSLEALAAAGVSVPDVARFVPHQANARIFNAVGKSLGIADERMVKTIADYGNSSAATIPLSLSVAHSANPLRPGEKLLLTAAGAGLIGGALVVGA; from the coding sequence ATGAATCGCACGGCGCGCATCATCGGGTTTGGCCATCACGTGCCGGCTCGAAAAGTCGGCAATGCCGAGATCGAGGCAAGCCTCGGGCTGGAGGCAGGCTGGATCGAGGGGCGCACCGGCATCCGCACGCGTTTCTGGGCGGAGCCCGGCGACACGTTGTCCGGGCTTGCAGCCAAGGCTGGCGACATGGCGCTTGAGGTGGCCGGCATCGAGCGCAAGGAGATGGGCCTGCTGCTGCTGGCGACTTCGACACCGGATCATCTCTTACCGCCCAGCGCGCCACTGGTGGCGCACAGGCTCGGCCTTGAAAGGGCCGGCGGGGGCGACCTCGCCGGCGCCTGCGCGGGGTTCATCTACGCCATGACCTTCGCCGACGGCTTCGTGCGCCTGCACAACAAGCCGGCCATCGTGATCGCCGCCAACATCTTGAGCCGTCGGATCAATCCGGACGAGCGCGCCAGCGCCGTGCTGTTCGCCGACGCCGCCGGTGCGGTGGTGCTCGCCCCGTCAGGCGATCCCAGCCACGGCATACTCGGTTCTTCCTTTGCCTCGGATGGGTCCGCTTACGGCCTGATCCACATCCCGGCCGGCGGCAGCAACAGGCCGTTCGCCGACGAGATCGGCGTCGTCGAAACCCGCATGACCATCGCCAACGGCCGCGACGTCTTCGCCAAGGCGGTGGAGATGATGAGAACTTGCTCGCTCGAGGCGCTGGCGGCGGCGGGTGTCTCGGTGCCGGACGTCGCCCGCTTCGTGCCGCACCAGGCGAATGCCCGCATCTTCAACGCCGTCGGCAAGTCGCTCGGTATCGCGGACGAGCGCATGGTCAAGACCATCGCCGACTATGGCAACTCGTCGGCCGCAACGATCCCCCTGTCGCTGTCGGTCGCCCACAGCGCCAACCCTCTTCGGCCGGGCGAGAAGCTGCTGCTGACGGCGGCCGGCGCGGGGCTTATCGGCGGGGCACTGGTGGTTGGCGCTTAG
- a CDS encoding NAD-dependent succinate-semialdehyde dehydrogenase, with translation MASGGEQGDRSAFKVFNPSTGELLAELPDMGVEQTKAAIDRAYVAQARWAALTARDRSDTLWRWHQLILDHTDDLAAILTAEMGKPLPEAVSEVSHAAAYLQWYAEEANRIYGETISAPSTDRRMLVIKQPIGVVGTITPWNFPASMVARKISPALAAGCAIVLKPAEQTPLVAGAMFALAAEAGFPDGVVNLIYASEGAAVGRELCTNPKVRKISFTGSTEVGRLLMRQCSDQVKKVSLELGGNAPFIVFDDADVDAAVDGAIQAKFRNAGQTCVSANRLYVQSGVHDEFAEKFAARVRSLSVGDGFRPGVAIGPLIDTHALLKIEAHIADAIGKGGAICCGGSRAGHGGTFFEPTVLTGITSEMLLAQEETFGPLAPIIRFEDPDQVVREANDTIYGLAAYFYASNLKRVWHVAEALEYGMIGINTGRMSSEAAPFGGMKQSGIGREGSRHGLEEYLEMKYLCMGGL, from the coding sequence ATGGCATCCGGGGGAGAGCAGGGGGATCGGAGCGCGTTCAAGGTCTTCAACCCCTCGACCGGCGAATTGCTTGCCGAGCTTCCCGATATGGGCGTCGAGCAAACGAAGGCCGCGATCGACAGGGCCTATGTCGCGCAAGCCAGATGGGCAGCTCTCACCGCCCGGGACCGCAGCGACACATTGTGGCGCTGGCACCAACTGATTCTTGATCACACCGATGATCTCGCTGCGATCCTGACCGCCGAGATGGGTAAGCCGCTGCCCGAGGCAGTATCGGAAGTCTCGCACGCCGCCGCCTACTTGCAGTGGTATGCGGAAGAAGCCAATCGCATCTACGGCGAGACGATTTCTGCTCCTTCGACGGATCGGCGCATGCTGGTGATCAAGCAGCCGATCGGCGTCGTCGGCACCATTACGCCCTGGAATTTTCCTGCTTCGATGGTGGCCCGCAAGATTTCACCGGCGCTGGCAGCCGGTTGCGCGATCGTGCTGAAACCGGCTGAGCAGACCCCGCTCGTCGCCGGCGCGATGTTCGCGCTGGCGGCGGAGGCGGGTTTCCCCGACGGCGTCGTGAATTTGATCTATGCCTCGGAAGGTGCAGCGGTCGGGCGCGAACTCTGCACCAATCCAAAAGTGCGCAAGATCAGCTTCACGGGCTCGACTGAAGTCGGGCGGCTGCTGATGCGCCAGTGCTCGGATCAGGTTAAGAAAGTCAGCCTCGAACTGGGCGGGAACGCGCCGTTCATCGTCTTTGATGATGCCGATGTCGATGCTGCCGTCGATGGCGCGATCCAGGCAAAGTTTCGCAATGCCGGGCAGACCTGCGTTTCCGCCAATCGGCTCTATGTGCAATCGGGCGTGCACGACGAATTCGCCGAGAAATTTGCCGCACGGGTTCGCTCGCTCTCGGTTGGCGACGGCTTCAGACCGGGTGTCGCCATCGGACCGTTGATCGACACCCATGCGCTCCTCAAGATCGAGGCTCATATTGCCGACGCGATCGGGAAGGGCGGAGCGATCTGCTGCGGCGGAAGCCGGGCGGGTCACGGCGGCACTTTTTTCGAGCCGACGGTTCTGACGGGCATCACCAGTGAAATGCTGCTCGCCCAGGAAGAGACCTTCGGGCCGCTCGCGCCGATCATCCGTTTCGAGGACCCCGATCAGGTGGTGCGCGAGGCCAATGATACGATATACGGCCTCGCCGCCTATTTCTATGCCTCCAATCTCAAACGCGTCTGGCATGTGGCCGAGGCGCTCGAATACGGCATGATCGGCATCAACACCGGCCGGATGTCATCGGAAGCCGCTCCCTTTGGCGGCATGAAGCAATCGGGGATCGGTCGCGAAGGCTCGCGACACGGCTTGGAGGAGTACCTCGAGATGAAGTATCTCTGTATGGGTGGACTCTAG
- the thiC gene encoding phosphomethylpyrimidine synthase ThiC translates to MNAHTPTVTVGELPASKKVHKPGQLHPELRVPMREISVHPSAGEPPVTVYDSSGAYTDASVKTDIERGLPRLRETWVEARGDVERYEGRTIKPEDNGFVSADRLTPEFPVHNRPLRAAGGRAVTQLAYARAGMITPEMEFVAIRENLGREQLRSKLRRDGESFGAAIPDFVTPEFVRDEVARGRAIIPSNINHPESEPMIIGRNFLVKINANIGNSAVTSSMAEEVEKMVWAIRWGADTVMDLSTGRNIHNIRDWIVRNSPVPIGTVPIYQALEKVGGVAEELTWEVFRDTLIEQAEQGVDYFTIHAGVRLPYIPLTVDRVTGIVSRGGSIMAKWCLHHHQESFLYEHFEEICDIARAYDVAFSLGDGLRPGSIADANDAAQFAELETLGELTKIAWAKDCQVMIEGPGHVPMHKIKENMDKQLAVCGEAPFYTLGPLTTDIAPGYDHITSGIGAAMIGWFGTAMLCYVTPKEHLGLPDRDDVKTGVITYKIAAHAADLAKGHPAAKIRDDALSRARFEFRWEDQFNLSLDPETARAFHDETLPKEAHKVAHFCSMCGPKFCSMRISHDIRAEAQKEGLAAMAAKYRDGGDLYIPLDNASESTGRP, encoded by the coding sequence ATGAATGCCCACACTCCGACCGTCACCGTCGGCGAACTGCCCGCTTCCAAGAAGGTCCACAAACCGGGCCAGCTTCATCCGGAACTGCGGGTGCCGATGCGCGAAATCTCGGTCCACCCAAGCGCCGGCGAGCCGCCGGTCACGGTCTACGACTCGTCCGGTGCCTATACCGATGCCTCGGTGAAAACCGATATCGAGCGCGGCTTGCCGCGGTTGCGCGAGACATGGGTCGAGGCACGCGGCGACGTCGAGCGCTACGAGGGCCGCACGATCAAGCCCGAGGACAACGGCTTCGTCTCGGCCGATCGGCTGACGCCGGAGTTCCCGGTGCACAACAGGCCGTTGCGCGCGGCCGGCGGCCGCGCCGTCACCCAGCTCGCCTATGCGCGCGCCGGCATGATTACGCCTGAGATGGAGTTCGTCGCCATCCGCGAGAACCTCGGCCGGGAGCAGTTGCGTTCGAAACTTCGCCGCGACGGCGAGAGCTTCGGCGCCGCGATCCCGGATTTCGTCACGCCGGAATTCGTGCGCGACGAGGTGGCGCGCGGACGCGCCATCATCCCGTCCAACATCAACCATCCCGAAAGCGAGCCGATGATCATCGGCCGCAATTTCCTGGTCAAGATCAACGCCAATATCGGCAACTCCGCCGTCACCTCGTCGATGGCCGAGGAGGTCGAGAAGATGGTGTGGGCGATCCGCTGGGGCGCCGACACGGTGATGGACCTCTCGACCGGGCGCAACATCCACAACATCCGCGACTGGATCGTGCGCAACTCGCCGGTGCCGATCGGCACGGTGCCGATCTATCAGGCGCTGGAGAAAGTCGGCGGGGTCGCCGAGGAACTGACCTGGGAGGTGTTCCGCGACACCCTCATCGAGCAGGCCGAGCAGGGCGTGGACTATTTCACGATCCATGCCGGCGTGCGCCTGCCCTATATCCCGCTGACCGTCGACCGCGTCACCGGCATCGTATCGCGCGGCGGCTCGATCATGGCCAAGTGGTGCCTGCATCACCACCAGGAGAGTTTTCTCTACGAGCATTTCGAGGAGATCTGCGACATCGCCAGGGCCTATGACGTGGCGTTCTCGCTCGGCGACGGTCTTCGCCCCGGCTCGATCGCCGACGCCAACGACGCGGCCCAATTCGCCGAACTGGAAACGCTGGGAGAACTCACCAAGATCGCCTGGGCCAAGGACTGCCAAGTGATGATCGAGGGCCCCGGCCACGTGCCCATGCACAAGATCAAGGAGAACATGGACAAGCAGCTCGCGGTCTGCGGCGAGGCGCCGTTCTACACGCTTGGACCGCTCACCACCGACATCGCGCCCGGCTATGATCACATCACATCGGGCATCGGCGCTGCGATGATCGGCTGGTTCGGAACGGCGATGCTCTGCTACGTCACGCCGAAGGAGCATCTCGGCCTGCCGGACCGCGACGACGTCAAGACAGGCGTCATCACCTACAAGATCGCCGCCCATGCCGCGGATCTGGCCAAGGGCCATCCGGCCGCCAAGATCAGGGACGACGCGCTGTCGCGGGCGCGTTTCGAGTTCCGGTGGGAGGACCAGTTCAACCTGTCGCTCGATCCCGAGACGGCGCGCGCCTTCCATGACGAAACCCTGCCCAAGGAGGCGCACAAGGTGGCGCATTTCTGCTCGATGTGCGGCCCCAAATTCTGCTCGATGCGGATTTCGCACGACATCCGCGCGGAAGCGCAGAAGGAAGGGCTTGCGGCCATGGCGGCGAAGTACCGGGACGGCGGCGATCTCTACATACCGCTCGACAACGCATCGGAGAGCACCGGCCGGCCATGA